GATCTCTCGTCTGTTTAGCAAATTCTGTAAATAGGGAGGAAGGGTGTTTCCGGGAAAATAAAAGAAATCCTTTTTGATTGGCACTGTGCTCCAAATTAAACCAAATGTCACCCTCGGGACTTTTTTGGTACACAAATTCCTGGGGAAAGGGCTGCCAAGGTTGCGTGTGGAGGGCCGTATAATGGAGGACCTTAGATTGTCCTGCCCGATATTCCTCATCACGGGCATTCCATTCGGGCTCCAATGGACCCCAAAGATTGGGTACTTCCAAGGCGCGCTGCACCAGTGCGTTTTTTTTCTCGAATTTTGCGGCATCAAGGGACCAGATGGCGGCCATTTTTTGGCAATCCATGACCATCACCGAAGTATCATTCCGTGCAATGGAGAGAAAGCCATGATCGTTCAAATCGTGGTCGAATAATATTCCAGGATCCACCAGGTAGATTTGATCGACATCGTTGTAAATCGCTCGCCCGGCCTGGCCGGCAAATGCCGGGATCGCAAACCGATAATTTGTAAACCCCGTGAGCCATTTGCCTCGGTCAAATCCCTTTAATTCCTTCATGAGATAAATTTCGTATACGCGAGCCGGATCCCGAACCTGTTCAATCGACCAGATGAGGATGCGTTCGGCTCGGCCTTGGGCCGATTCGCTGCCAACGAAAATCCGAACGGGAGTTTTTCCAGAGGAAGCTGTGCCTTCTCTGACCTCCAAGATGATTTTTTCGGGTATTACCCTGATGCCGTTGGGTCTAGAGCGGTGACGTGACATTGGACATTTGGGGAATGATCAGGATTGTCGTTTCGACAGCTAATCGAAACGCTAGCATTTTTTAATTGAGGGTTGCATCTGGTTGTAAGTGAGCAGGGTTGATAGCAATTTGAGTTCCATGAGACAAATCAGCAAATGCCGAAATAATTTTTTCAATTTGGTTGTGTGTATGAGCGGCGCTCACACTGCAACGCAAGAGGCATTCGCCATTTGGTGTGGCAGGAGGAATCATGAGGTTGACATAAATCCCATTTTCCAAAAGTTGTTGCCACATGGCGAGAGCCAATTCTTTATTGGGGACCATTGCGGCAATGATGGGTCCTACCTCCGCCCCAAGCATGTACCCACTCTTCGTTAACCCTTCGTACAAATGCCGTGAATTGGTCCATAGATGTTGACGAAGTTCCGGATGAGCCTGGATGATGCGAATGGTTGCTCGTGTCGAAGCAACAACCGATGGGCATGGAGAAGCGGTGAAAATATAAGGTCGACTGGTGTATCGGATTAATTCGAACTCGGGATGGAAGCTTACGCCGAACCCCCCCGTCGAGCCCAAGCTTTTGCTGAATGTCCCGACAATGCAATCGACGTCCTGTTCGACTCCTGCTTCTTCGGCTAAGCCACGGCCATGTTGTCCGAGTACCCCTAACGAATGCGCTTCATCAACGATCAGAGTGGCCCCATATTTTCTTTTTACTTCGACGATTTCGGCCAACGGGGCTCGATCTCCCAGCATGCTGTAAATGCCCTCAACGACAATTAAGGTCCGATAGCTTCGGTCCCCCAATCGACGAAGCCGTTTTTCCAAATCGGCCACGTCGTTATGCTTAAACCGGATAATCTCTGCGCCTCCAAGTCGGCATCCATCATATATGCTGGCATGGGAGTCCCCATCTATCAAAATTGTGTCCCCTGGGCCTGCAAGAGCAGAAAGCACTCCAAGATTGGCCTGGTAGCCTGTGGAAAAGACGATTGCATGGGGCGCACCATAGAAATCTGCGATGGCGTTTTCCAGCGCCTTGTGGCTTGCAAACGATCCATTGGCCATCCTCGATCCGGTGGTGCCTGTTCCTTCTTGGGCAAGCGCCTGTTGGCCGGCTAGAATGGAGTCAGGATGAAAGGTCAATCCTAAGTAATTATTGGTGCCAACCAGAATGGTCTTGCGACCGTTGATGATCGCTTCTGTCGGAGAAATGATCTTTTCGACGGTGATGTGAAAGGGATTTACCCCACTTTTCAGTAATTCGTTTCGGGCTTCTTGAATGGGAAGAAATTTGTCAAATAGTGACATGATTACCCTTTCAGCAACTTCTCAATCTCTTCACCAAGGTCCTTGACTGTTCGGATATTGGGAAGATTGTTCAGAGGGATGGAAATATCAAAGTGATCTTCGATTTTTAAAAGGACTTGCATGACTTGCAAGGAGTCCAATCCCAGTTCTGCGACCAGCTCGGTTGATTCTTTTAACCGAAAGCCTTGTTTGGTAAAAGGCTTGAGAGTGTCAAACAGCTGGGGAAGGATGTCGGAATAACTCATCATATAATAGCCTTCTTGATGGATGAAGAAAACGGACCTGTGCTAATTCCTATGGAATGGCATGAGCCTATCCGATGTGAACAATCGACGCAAGCCTTCTTTGAGGCAGATTTGTGGCGCCCAGCCAAGAGTCTGGGTCGCGTGAAAACTATTACAGACCCAATTGGGGTGGAGAAGTTCAGCAACCTTCCCGCAGGTAAAAAGAGGAGTATACCCAAAGAGGTGGGAACTTATTTCATTAATTTTCCCTCCTATTCGTAAGAGGCTTGGTGGAATACGCAAGCACAGGCGGAGGCGGGGGTTGGAAAGGCGAAAAATATCCTCCCAGGAATATCCTCCAGGGAAGCCATCATCAATCTCAAAGGTCTGAAAGGGTGGGTTTCCGTTTTTTAGCCAATGAAGAATGGCGTTAGCCAGATCCTCGACATGAATTAAGGAGAATTTGGCTTGGGAGGGGCCAAGTTGGACCCCAATCCCTTTGCGTAACAGGGTAAAGAGGGGGAGCAGCGCACGGTCCTTCGGTCCATAGACGGCAGGGGGACGAAAAATACTCCATTTCAGTAACCCCGCCTCACGGATTAAAACAGATTCACCTTCATGTTTACTCCATGCATATGGGGAGAGTGATGGCTCACGAGCCGCAAGAGATGAAAGAAGAACGAATCGTGGAAGAGAGGATTGTGCAAGACAGGCTTGAATCAAGTTAGAGACTCCCATCACGTTGGTCGGATAGAAGTCTTCTCGACTCACTCCGCGAATCGCTCCTGCACAGTGAATGACACCAACCGAGTCTTTGACTAAAGTTAATAGGCTGGCAGGATCTTCCAAACGGCCTTGGACTGGTGTGATTCCCAAGTCCTCGAGCTGTTGAACCTGGCGGGGAGAGCGCGCAAGCCCACGGACATGCCATCCGCCTTTCCTTAAATGTTGTGCGATGACTCCCCCAATGAAACCGGAAGCCCCGGTTAGGGCAACGGTAGTGCGCATAGACCGTGGAGGACGTGCGTGGAAAGGTGCCTGGTCCTAGGCGGACCTAGCGGTGGTAGACAAGTGTGTCGTCACCTCTTCCCACTGAATTCGGGTGAGAAAGTCCGCTTTAGCTCGAGATCGCGATAGTTTCCCAGATGACGTCCGCGGAAGTGTCCTTGGTGGGATAAGTTCAATATAGCATGGAATAGATAACTCTTTGTGCACTAAGGATCGTAGGCGCTGAACCAAGTCTTCTCGTTTTTCGTTATCCATTTCACGACATTGAACCACCATGATCGCGATCTCATGGCCATCTGGTGTAGAAACGGAAAAAGCAGATGAATCACCAGGTCGAACTTCCGCCTGTTGCTCTGCCATGAATTCTAGATCTTGAGGCCAGATGTTTCGTCCATTAATGATAATCATGTCTTTGGAGCGACCGATAATGACGAGGCTGTTTTCAACCCAATAGCCGATGTCGCCCGTATTGAGCCAGCCATCAGTGGAAAGAACCTCCTGTGTCAAGGTGGGATCATTGAAGTATCCCGTCATGGTGCTTGCCCCACGAACAAAAATAATTCCACTTTCTCGTTCTTTGACCACCTCTCCAGTCATATTTCGAATTTCGACTTCATATCCGGGGAGAGGAACTCCGCATTTGACAAATTTGCTGCATCGAGCCTGATCGTCATCAGTCGAGAATGGAACAAATGGCATGGCTAGCCTGTTCTTGGAAAGCTGATTTGCGTCAACTTTGTCAACCTCGAGGCCTTTGTTCAGAGGAGCAAAGCTAATGGCCAAAGAGCATTCCGCCATCCCATAGCAGGCCAAAAATGCTTCAGGTTTAAACCCGCTGCTCTTCAGAGTTTTAGCAAAGCGCGAGAGGCTATCGGCGCGAATAGTTTCTGCTCCAGCGCCGGCAATTCGCCAAGAACTGAGATCATAGTGTTCATTAAAGTCTTCGCCCAGTCTTCGCACGCAGAGTTCGTATCCAAAAGAAGGGCTGAATGAAATCGTCGCTCGACTCTTCGTCATTAAATCCAGCCACTGACGCGGTCGCATGGCAAAATCGCGTGTGCTCAGATAATCAACGGAAAGCTGTGAGGCAATTGGACCAAGAACGAATCCGACCAGCCCCATATCATGGTAGAAGGGAAGCCAGGAGACGCAACGGTCGCCAGGTTGAACTTGTAAGCCATGCTGGATGATCCCCGAGAGATTGGTCATCACGGCTGCTTGAGTGACCTCGACACCTCTAGGCCAACGGGTGCTACCGGAGGTGTATTGAATATAGGCTAACTCTTGAGGCTCAAGTGGGCTGAGTGGCCCATCAATTTCTTCTAGCGAGGCAAATGTTTCAGGACCCCCAATGAGGTCAAGGTTCAAACCGGTTGCTGCTTCCTCTAAAAATGGCAAGAAGCCTTCTGGTGCCATGGCGATAGAGGCTTGGCAGCTATCGAGAAGCCGTCTAAGTTGAGTGACGTATGCCTGATGCCCCCCTAAGTGCAATGAAATCGGGAGAGGAACCGGAATCAGTCCCGCATACTGACAGGCAAAAAAGAATCGAATGAAATCTGGAGTGGTATCGGCAATCAGGGCTACCCGAGCCCCTCGTGATAATTCCAACCCGTTCAATCTTCTAGCTAGATTTTGCGACTGTTGTTTCAAGTCAGCATATGTCAGGACGTGGGTGAGTTTGCCCCTCCCTGAATAAAAATTACAGCCGGTTTCCCCTGAAGCTGCATAATCAAGAGCCTCTGAAAGGGTGGAGAAGTTCCCATGTTTGAGTCTGAGTTGGTGATGAGTTGGTGTAGCGTTCATTCTATTTCAAGGATTAAAGGCAGCATTATTCCCAAAGTTTTGGCTAAAAAGCATTTAACTTAGTAAGCAATTGTAATGCCATTAAATTTTGTTGGTTAATTGCCAAGAACGAAGGAAAAGTGAAAGTAAATTTTTCTATTTATATTAAGCTGTAGCAAAAAAACCGCAAATTGAGTCTATTTTGCAACATGCTATTTCTTGTTTTTTAAGTATTTACTATTAGCTTAAAAATCATGAATCCAATTATTTTTGAGGTGACTTAAAATGTTTTGGTACACCTCTTCCGATATGTCATTCGCATTTTTAAGGTCTGGTGGCCCAGGCCATCCATGGTCGGAAAATTGTTGTTGAGAAAATAATCGAGGTGTGTCATATCGGGGAATGACATGAAAATGAACCTCCGGGTCAACCATCATCAACATGAGGTAATTTATTTTGCTATAGGCAAATGTGCGTGAGACATTTGTCTCAATCTCACGTATGATCTTTGGCAGTTCTGTAAATGCCTCCGCACTAATTTGGGAAAATGCAGTAGCTTCCTCTCGACAAATTAATACCAGTGAACCAAGGGTTACTTGTTGGGGGCGTAAGAGTACAACCCATTGGGAAAATTCTTTAAGACAGGCGTTAGGATACCCAAATTTTTTTATCGTGGTGTTCATACGCACGCCCTTATACCCAAAGAGTTATCCTTGTGTCTATAAGGCAATGGGGCCCGCTTGGTCCCATAGGTCTATGGTGTCCTCCTGCGGGGACGTCGAAATATAGCACCGCTAGAGTCAGAACCGGATTGCCATATTTTCATGTGGCAAGGTTAGGCATTGAACCCAAAGAAGGGTGAGTCAGGTGTTTGTGTGTTAGTGAGGGGGCTTATGGCTTTCATCCATGATCTCCTGCGGGCTTTCAATTAAAGGTATCATTTTAGGATTGTCTATTCTTGTGGCTTCTTTTGAAGGTTTCTATAATCGGTTCATGAGTAATTCCCTGGCCAGTCAGCTGATAGTGGATGGCATTGGACAAATGCAGAAAGGGATGGAGGTTTCAGGGTGTTAACCAGTCAATGGTATCGTGAAAAGTATCTCCTTGATCGCATGACATTTCGCGATCTAAGGAGGGCGTACATTCTTTACCCGAGCATTCAGTTATATGCGGTGTTATTGGCTTGCAGTATTATCGGGGCCTTCGTGCTTTTCCCTTATTTTCCTGTTTCTCCATTTCGTGTGGCAGGAAGTATCGTGGGGACTCTGCTGGCTTACCCATTCGTGGAATATGCTGTACATCGGTTTATTTTACATGGACGATATCTCTATCGGTCGCCTTGGACGGCGGCTTTGTGGAAACGGATTCACTATGATCATCACCAGGATCCCAATGATTTGCGGGTGTTGTTCGGAGCAGGTTCAACTACCCTGCCGACGATTGTTGTGACCACCTTCCCCATTGGAATGAGTCTTGGGGGCTGGGTAGGGGCTGTTCTTTCTTTTGCGACAGGATTGTTGTGTTTTATGGTGTATGAATTCTGTCATTGCATGCAGCATTTACGTGTGAGTCCTAAGAATAAATTTTTACGGCGGGTCAAGCGACACCATTTACTTCATCATTTTCATAATGAAAAAGGAAATTTTGGCATCACGAGTCTGTTCTGTGACCGGATATTTGGAAGTGAGTATGGGAATGCCGAAGAGGTACCCTTCAGTCAGACCGTTTCCAATCTGGGCTATGCGGATCAGGAACGATCTCATTATCCCTGGGTGGCCCAACTATCCGAACAGAAGCCATAAGAGAGGCATGGCCATTCAGAATAGTGATCATTTTTCCGTCTCACGAATACCGACTCCCTGGAGTCGGGTAGTGTGCCAAGATGGATGGGGAAAGGCGTCTTGATTCGCATTGAACCGGTCGGCGACCGCGCCGCCTTCAAAGAATTTATTCGTCTTCCCTGGAAGTTGTACGACTCAGATCCTCATTGGGTTCCACCTCTATGGATTGAGCGACTTCATACTTTTTCCCGGAAAAATCCGTATTTTCAGCACGCTCGTTGGCAATGTTGGCTAGCCTATCGCGGCCAGGACCCTGTTGGGCGAATCTGTGCCCAGATCGACGACCTGCATCTCAACAGGTATCAGGATCAGACCGGGTTTTTTGGCTTGCTTGAAGCAGAGGAGGAGGCCAGTGTCTTTCAGGCGCTGTTCCAGGCTGCGGAATTCTGGCTTCAGAATCATGGGATGACGAATGTTCGAGGGCCGTTTAATTTGTCCATCAATCAGGAATGTGGTCTGTTGGTCGATGGATTTGATTCACCGCCCATGATTATGATGGGCCATGCCAAACCGTACTACGGGCAATTGGTTGAACGAAATGCCTATAAAAAGGCCCAAGATCTTCTAGCCTATCGGATTGGAATTCATTTTAGTTTTCCCCCCGGAGTGTCTCTATTTCTCAAAAAAGCAAAAACCTCGATGCGTATTCGTTCCCTACGGCGGAAGCATCTGAAAGAGGATTTGGCGATTATCAAGGATATTTTCGAAGAGGCCTGGTCAGATAATTGGGGATTTCTTCCATTTACCGATGCCGAATTTGCGGAGATCGGTCAGCAGCTTAAGCTTTTGGTCGAAGATGATTTTGTGAAGATTGCTGAAATCGATGGAGAGCCCACGGCAATGTTGGTTGCCTTTCCCAATGTACATGAGGTCATTCGAGATCTGAACGGGAAACTGTTCCCATGGGGGTGGCTAAAAATCTTATGGCGGTTGAAAGCCGCCTATCCCCGGTCAGCTCGGGTTGCCTTAATGGGAGTGCGGAAGCGATTCCAATCCAGTCCCATGGGGGCGGCGATGGCCTATGGGTTGATTGAAGCTGTGAGGGAAGCTGGTCTTCGTAAAAATATCCAGCAGATCGAAACCTCCTGGATTTTGGAAGGGAATAAACGCATGCGCCACATCCTAGAATCACTCGGAGCCGAACCCTACAAGACCTATAGAATTTATGAGAAGCATCTTCAATGAGTGCCCAGATCAGTTTCATGAGGACACATGGGGCTTGAACACCAATCTGTCACGGCTCTGATATTAGCGGGTGCCCGAACCGCTCGAGACCCAGTGGCCCGGATGGCAGGGGTCGCAAATAAGGTTCTGGCGCAGGTTGGTGGGGAACCTATGATCTCCCGTGTATTAGGGACCTTAGCCCAATCGGACCGAGTGGGAAAAAGAATTTTATGCGGGCCTTCCCTGGAAACGGTACAAGATAATTCGTTTTTAGGGACATTAATTGCGTCAGGAGCGGTCCAGTGGGTGGAGCCTGCGCAAGGTCCGAGTCTCAGCGTTGCGAGGTTTCTAAATGAACATCCTCAGGACTTCCCTGTCCTGGTCACAACGGCGGACCATGCCCTGTTAACGCCAGAGATAGTGAATTATTTTCTGCGTGAAACCCAGGAAAAGCAGATGGATGTGGCCGTAGGCCTGGTGCCGTATTCCCTGGTCGTGGCGTCGTATCCTCAATCAAAGCGAACGGTCACTCGACTGACGGGCGGAGGGTTCTGTGGTTGCAATTTATTTGTCCTCTGTACACCAAAGGCTATACGAATGGTGGAGTTTTGGAGCCGGATTGAGCGTGAGCGCAAGCATCCTCTTCGCCTGATTCGAACGCTTGGGGGTCTGGCCCTAGTCCGCTATGTGCTGGGTTGGCTATCCCTTGCAGAAGCACTGAGGCGGCTGGGGCAAAAGCTCAATCTTCATGTGCAAGAAGTGCTGCTTCCGTTTCCTGAAGCGGCCATCGATGTGGATACTCCTGAAGATCTTGCCTTAGCGGAAAAAATCTTGGCGAAACGACAAGAAACCCTCTAACAGGGAATGGCTGTATGGAGCATCGCAGGTGTTGGCAGATCAGAATTTTCCAACAATCGGCGAGGGTGAACGATCAAAGAGGGCTTTTCGTGATTGCTAATTTTTGAAGAGACGCTCCGCTTGTTCTAAATCAGAGGGATTATCGATCTCAGCCCACTTCAACCCTTTGATGCAAAAGGTCGACACATGACCCTGTCGGGCTAATTCGTCGATGAGTGATAAGTACCATTGCTTGAGCGCCTCCGGTTTGCGAATGCGTTGGTCTAAGGTGGAAAGAAATATTTTAGGTCCATTGCCCTGAAATCGTATCATGCCGATGGACTCTCCGTTCACTTGTTCGATGGGAAGGGTTTTGCCAATTCGATCCAGTTGTGAGCCACGCACAATGACTTTCATGTCGTCAGCATCGTAGCGAATTTTCTCATCGGTTACTAAGGTGATGGGAGAAGAGGGAGCCTGCAACAGACCATCAAGAATGGCTGATTCAAATAGGGTATCTCCATTTATTAATAGAAAATCCTGGCTCATGTCGTTCCGAGCCGCCCAACAGCTCATCAAATTATCTGCCATCGCAAAAAATGGATTATAGATGGTGCGGACAGAGCCAGAGGCAATTTCGTCGGTCAGAAGCGCTTCAACCTTTTCAGCCCCAAACCCGACCACAATGTGAATGGAATCGATTCCCGCGCGAAGGAGTGCTTGGATCTGCCGTTTCACAATGGGTAGTCCATTGACAGGAACGGTACATTTGGGTGTATCGGCTGTGTGCGGGAGTAACCGTTTTCCCTGTCCAGCACTTAAAATTACGGCTTTCATCGTTGCAAGTCTCCTAATATGAGATTTTCCATGTGTCCCGTTGGTCTGAGGGTCGTTTGATGCTAGTCAAATATTTAATTCGCGAAGTCCTGAAGCCATCAGCCGTCGTCTGTGGACTTTTGGTGGCGTTGTTTGCCGGGTATAGTTGGGTCACATTTTTAGCTAAAGCCGTCAATGCCCTGTTGCCGGTAAATATGATTCTCACGTTAATTGCGTTAAAAGTGGGAATCGCGCTTGAGGTCCTCATTCCCATTTCGTTGTATTTCGGTGTTATTTTAGGGTTTGGCCGATTATATACCGACTCAGAAATGAAAGCGTTTATGGCGTGTGGGGTTAGCCCATATCGGATCCTCCTTACGGTTTTTTCCCTTTCTTGTTTGGTGGCTGTCCTTGTGAGCATTTTTTCCTTGTACCTTCGTCCATTGGCCTATGAAGAAATCTACCGATTAAGAGATGAAGGAGAGGCTGGATTTCGTTTGAGCAATTTGGATGCCGGGCATTTTTATGAACGACGTAATGGATCCTTGGTCTTTTTCGCAGAGGATATCGATGAACAACACCAAAAATTAAATGAGGTGTTTGTGCAAAGTGAACACGGGGAGACCTTGCAAGTCTTTTCAGCAAAGACAGCTCAAGAGCAACTTGATCCCCAAAGTGGCATCTCGATTCCAGTTCTCTTTGATGGGTTCGAATATAAACTGACAAGGGAGGGGGAGATCAAGCACATTTCTAGTTTTTCACGGATGGCAATTTATCCTCAGGAGCTTGTGGCGGAGTATAGACGCAAGGCCGAATCCACCCAAAATTTATTACAGTCTGATTCTCGCAAGGATATCACGGAACTGCAATGGAGGTTTTTAGCCCCTTTTTCGGCTATTCTCATGGGGCTGCTGGGAGTGCCATTGAGTCGCGCTTCCCCGAGGCAGGGCAAATACGCCAAAATTTTTACGGCCACGGTAATTTTTTCAGTCTATTACTTTACGGGGCTGATGGTAAGAAATCTTGTTGAACAGGGGATACTTCCCATTATTCCGGGCCTTTGGTGGATTGTTCTTGTCTTGGGAGCCTTATTGGCATATTGGTTGGCGCCCTCGCGATTTATCCGAGGCATGTCCTAAGAAATTCCGATTCATCCTTTCTCACGGTCCTCAGATTTTCTGAACAGAGGCAGTAAGTCCTAAATGGCATATCTGGCTGGTTTCACGATAATTTCATGAAAATTCTCAATAGGTATCTGGCGGTCAGTTTACTAAAAGGGTATTTCCCTGTGCTGGCGATATTTTTGGCGGTGTTCAGTTTAATCGTCTTTGTTGAAGAGCTGGATGACGTGGGTAAGGGGCGCTATACCTTTTGGAGCGCTGGTGAGTTTTTGTTGCTGACCCTGCCAACCCGGTTGGTGTTTCTAGCCCCATTTGTGGCGTTGCTAGGGAGCATTATGGCGTTAGGTAGCCTTGCCAATGGCAGGGAACTCATCGCGATCCAGGCCGCTGGAGTGTCTCCCTACCAAATAGCCTGGTCAGTGATGAAGGTTGGAGCATGTTTTATTATACTCGTGGGCTTTCTTGAAGAGGTTGTGAATCCTACTCTGGATCAGGAGGCCTATTTTAAGCGATCAATGGCATTGTCGGATTCTGGGGCATATAAGGGAAAGCAGGGTTTCTGGTTTCGTGATGGAAGACGCTTTATTAGAATTCATCAGATTCGCTATGGAGAGAGTCCAGAAAACCTTGATATTTTTGAATTTAATGATGCCGGACAATTGGATTTCTATATGCATGCTCAGGAGGCGGAAATTGTCAATCCCCAAAAGTGGACTCTAAAAAATATTAAAAAGCAGGTCATTCACGGATACAGTGTTTCCCTGGAGCAGATGGAGAGTCTGGAATGGGATTCTCCTCTTAAACAGAATGAAGTCCGGTTATTGACTCTTCCTTCTTCCACATTGGCTCCCTCCGAGCTTTACCAATACATGGAAGTCTTAAAACGAAAAAAACAAAATTACCTGAGGTATGAGTTAAGTTTTTGGGACAAAATTTTTATGCCATTGAATACCGGGCTTATGATCTTGGTGGCCGTCCCGTTTGTTTTCGGTCCCTTGCGAATGTCTGCAGCAGGGAAGAGGGTATTCATTGGATCCCTGATCGGTCTGGGGTATTATTTGATGACGGAAATTTCTAAGCATGTTGGCATTCTGTTCGGAGCCTCCCCTCTAATAACCACGGCCGCTCCCTTCCTCCTGTTGTCTCTTGTCACGTTTGTGTTATGGCGGCGTTATCTCAATTGAAAAATAGTGGAAAGTCGGCATAGAGATCGGGCATGATCAACCGCTATTTCGTTCCCTATGGGAATCTGATAATTGTCGATGCTATGTAGGGGTATTTCTTTGATGAGGTATAAGCCATGTTGCAGACAAATTCAGCAATATGCCAGAGGGATTTGTTGGAATGAATGCCGATTGCATTCAAAGACGGGATTATGGTCGCAAACATTTTTGTTCCCGTCAGTTATTATGGGAGAGTCGGTGGACTCTATTATTCTTTAATGTGTAAGGGGAATAAGGCGTGGTAGTTCAATGACTGTGTCCGCATATATTATCAATGATCCGAATATCCGTTTGTGGAATTTGACCTCCCGTATCCGGTATCAACGAATGTTAAGTCGATTGGGAGTTGGAAATTTTCTTAATAATCTCAACGAGCTTCCATCCGATCATTCGCTTCTGATTATTAGGGGGGATTATTTATTTGATGCGCGAATATTCTCCTTTCTCTTGAAGCAAACCAATGTTGTCCTGGAGGTGCAGGCTCAAGCCCGGTTATGCCCCGTTGTAGCTCATGTGGAGTCCTCTTTGGCTTTCGCAACGTGTGATGGGATACAACGAGAATACACACGAAATGTTTCAAATCTGCGATCTGTGACAATGCAGGATCTTTCAACGTCCTTTTCGAACGAATTGCGAAAAACTGATCACCCCTATGTGTTCCCCATTCGCGAAAATAACCGCGTAACTTTGGAAGAACATTTATTCACGGGATCGTATAAAGGCGTCACTGATCTGGTGACGAAGTTTCTTTGGCCTGTTCCGGCTAAATGGGCCACTCGGCTTTGTGCGCTTTGGGGGATTTCGCCAAATCAGGTGACATCGCTGAGCTTAATACTTGTTATTGCAGCGGGTGTGTTGTTTGCTTTTGGGCAGTTTTTCTGGGGACTTGTCCTGGGCTGGATCATGACGTTTCTCGATACGGTGGACGGAAAATTAGCTCGAGTAACGGTGACCTCCAGTAAATGGGGGAATATTTTTGATCATGGCATTGATTTAATTCACCCCCCACTTTGGTATTTAGCTTGGGGAATAGGTCTTGCCGCATTTGCCCCTTTCCTCTCCTGGTTGACGGTGGAAACCACCATTGGAATCATTATGATCGGATATGTATTGGGACGGATGGTTGAAGGAATTTTTCAATGGTGGTTGGGGGGATTTGTTATTTTTTGTTGGAAGCCGGTGGATTCCTATTTCAGGCTTGTCACGGCCCGGCGTAATCCTAATCTCATCCTCTTAACGGCCAGTCTTCTTTTTGGACGTCCCGATTTGGGTTTGGAGGCTGTGGCCATTTGGACGGTGGGCTCAACCCTGATTCTTATCGCCAGACTTCTTATGGCGGGTTGGGGGAAAGCCAAGATGGGTTCCCTCACTTCCTGGTTGGCTGAGATTGATCCAGTGAATCGAAATTCCCT
The Nitrospiraceae bacterium DNA segment above includes these coding regions:
- a CDS encoding aminotransferase class I/II-fold pyridoxal phosphate-dependent enzyme; this encodes MSLFDKFLPIQEARNELLKSGVNPFHITVEKIISPTEAIINGRKTILVGTNNYLGLTFHPDSILAGQQALAQEGTGTTGSRMANGSFASHKALENAIADFYGAPHAIVFSTGYQANLGVLSALAGPGDTILIDGDSHASIYDGCRLGGAEIIRFKHNDVADLEKRLRRLGDRSYRTLIVVEGIYSMLGDRAPLAEIVEVKRKYGATLIVDEAHSLGVLGQHGRGLAEEAGVEQDVDCIVGTFSKSLGSTGGFGVSFHPEFELIRYTSRPYIFTASPCPSVVASTRATIRIIQAHPELRQHLWTNSRHLYEGLTKSGYMLGAEVGPIIAAMVPNKELALAMWQQLLENGIYVNLMIPPATPNGECLLRCSVSAAHTHNQIEKIISAFADLSHGTQIAINPAHLQPDATLN
- a CDS encoding acyl carrier protein, whose protein sequence is MMSYSDILPQLFDTLKPFTKQGFRLKESTELVAELGLDSLQVMQVLLKIEDHFDISIPLNNLPNIRTVKDLGEEIEKLLKG
- a CDS encoding NAD(P)-dependent oxidoreductase; translation: MRTTVALTGASGFIGGVIAQHLRKGGWHVRGLARSPRQVQQLEDLGITPVQGRLEDPASLLTLVKDSVGVIHCAGAIRGVSREDFYPTNVMGVSNLIQACLAQSSLPRFVLLSSLAAREPSLSPYAWSKHEGESVLIREAGLLKWSIFRPPAVYGPKDRALLPLFTLLRKGIGVQLGPSQAKFSLIHVEDLANAILHWLKNGNPPFQTFEIDDGFPGGYSWEDIFRLSNPRLRLCLRIPPSLLRIGGKINEISSHLFGYTPLFTCGKVAELLHPNWVCNSFHATQTLGWAPQICLKEGLRRLFTSDRLMPFHRN
- a CDS encoding fatty acyl-AMP ligase, which produces MNATPTHHQLRLKHGNFSTLSEALDYAASGETGCNFYSGRGKLTHVLTYADLKQQSQNLARRLNGLELSRGARVALIADTTPDFIRFFFACQYAGLIPVPLPISLHLGGHQAYVTQLRRLLDSCQASIAMAPEGFLPFLEEAATGLNLDLIGGPETFASLEEIDGPLSPLEPQELAYIQYTSGSTRWPRGVEVTQAAVMTNLSGIIQHGLQVQPGDRCVSWLPFYHDMGLVGFVLGPIASQLSVDYLSTRDFAMRPRQWLDLMTKSRATISFSPSFGYELCVRRLGEDFNEHYDLSSWRIAGAGAETIRADSLSRFAKTLKSSGFKPEAFLACYGMAECSLAISFAPLNKGLEVDKVDANQLSKNRLAMPFVPFSTDDDQARCSKFVKCGVPLPGYEVEIRNMTGEVVKERESGIIFVRGASTMTGYFNDPTLTQEVLSTDGWLNTGDIGYWVENSLVIIGRSKDMIIINGRNIWPQDLEFMAEQQAEVRPGDSSAFSVSTPDGHEIAIMVVQCREMDNEKREDLVQRLRSLVHKELSIPCYIELIPPRTLPRTSSGKLSRSRAKADFLTRIQWEEVTTHLSTTARSA
- a CDS encoding HIT family protein codes for the protein MNTTIKKFGYPNACLKEFSQWVVLLRPQQVTLGSLVLICREEATAFSQISAEAFTELPKIIREIETNVSRTFAYSKINYLMLMMVDPEVHFHVIPRYDTPRLFSQQQFSDHGWPGPPDLKNANDISEEVYQNILSHLKNNWIHDF
- a CDS encoding sterol desaturase family protein translates to MTFRDLRRAYILYPSIQLYAVLLACSIIGAFVLFPYFPVSPFRVAGSIVGTLLAYPFVEYAVHRFILHGRYLYRSPWTAALWKRIHYDHHQDPNDLRVLFGAGSTTLPTIVVTTFPIGMSLGGWVGAVLSFATGLLCFMVYEFCHCMQHLRVSPKNKFLRRVKRHHLLHHFHNEKGNFGITSLFCDRIFGSEYGNAEEVPFSQTVSNLGYADQERSHYPWVAQLSEQKP
- a CDS encoding N-acetyltransferase, with amino-acid sequence MGKGVLIRIEPVGDRAAFKEFIRLPWKLYDSDPHWVPPLWIERLHTFSRKNPYFQHARWQCWLAYRGQDPVGRICAQIDDLHLNRYQDQTGFFGLLEAEEEASVFQALFQAAEFWLQNHGMTNVRGPFNLSINQECGLLVDGFDSPPMIMMGHAKPYYGQLVERNAYKKAQDLLAYRIGIHFSFPPGVSLFLKKAKTSMRIRSLRRKHLKEDLAIIKDIFEEAWSDNWGFLPFTDAEFAEIGQQLKLLVEDDFVKIAEIDGEPTAMLVAFPNVHEVIRDLNGKLFPWGWLKILWRLKAAYPRSARVALMGVRKRFQSSPMGAAMAYGLIEAVREAGLRKNIQQIETSWILEGNKRMRHILESLGAEPYKTYRIYEKHLQ